A stretch of DNA from Thermococcus sp.:
TTTTGTGGATAAGCTTTGTTGGTATTCATGAAAAAGTACTTGATTTGTATTATGGGTTATTAGTGGCTATAGTGTACTTTTCTTGGTTAGTTTTCTTATTTTGGAGTTTTGTTTTTTCACAGTTTAATGTCATAAAGAAAAGTATACCTGAAAACCTTACCTTTGATGCTCTTCAAACTGCAGGAGGTTCTGCATACTTAATTTATGTTTTTTCAGCATTTGGGCTTGTTGGAATATTTTCTGCTTATTATCTAGATAATCTGCTAGACATGCAATGGGATTGGAAATCCATTTTAATAATCTCTTTTGGAATTACCGTAATATCAGTTATGCTTTTTCGAGAATCTCTGTTGGCTGATAATTGGAAGTGCAAATCTAAACTATTCCTAATGTTGGTTGCTATGATGTCTTCTCTCATTACTCAATTTGATATTAGTTTAAGTAAGGTCTCCGATAGCATCAAAATTTGGACATTTACTGTGTTTATTCTAGAATTCATTTTAATCGGGTTAATAACGAGTAAGATTGAGTCAAATTTAGCGTCTCTTCTTTGGAAATTGAAAATGAGAGAGAAAGAAACAGCTACTCCCTGGATACAAATCTCAACAAAAGATGGAGGTACTATAAAGGGCTTTTTATTTGACTTTTTAGATGATAACTATTTGATATTGAAAGAAGGACGATGTTATCGTGCAATTTCTTGGAAGGAACTAGATCCAGATGGGATAACTGTTTGTGGGGATATACTGTATGATTATATGCGGGAAGACTTTTAATACATGACTTCTTAGTGATATCTCAAATTCTTGTTCTCACTTCAGCCTCTTCAGCTTCTTCCCTATTATCGCGAAGGTCACTATGATGGCCATCAGCATGGCCCAGCCGAGGTTCTTGCTCGTCTCCTCTGGCATGACGATGTAGACGAAGAGCATTACCGTCGCGAAGGTAACCAGTATTAGAACCAGCCCCTCGCCCCTGGTCCCCGTTTTTATCTTGCCCCTCGGGTGGAAGTTCGAGAAGCGGCTCCACTTGATGCCTGAAACTGTCAGCGTGTCCGCCAAGAGGTGCGAGATGTAGCCGATGAGGAACGCCACTGCGTACCAGTAGCTCTCCGTTATCCAGTATGCTATCCCACCGATGGGGGCAGTGATTATCAAAGCGCCCTCTATCGAGTGAGTCGTCCCCCTGTGCTCGACGAAGCGGGGCATGACCGAACCGCCGGGCAGTTTCGTCGAGATGTATGACTTGGGGTGGTCTATGTCAGGCATAAGAGCCCCGAAGGCGGCCATGCCGATGTCGAGGGGGTTCATGGGAGCCCCAAACAGGACGGCTATCAGGTAGAACAGGACTCCAAAAACAACATGGGTGTACCACATCATCGTGCATCATCTAAGGGCTCTTTGACGCGGGAGGATTTAACGCTTTTGTCCTCAGCCCCTCCGCGAACTCTCTGGCCTTTCTTAGGTCCCTCTCGTTCGGGTGTCCTTTGTTGAGGCCGCCTATCTTAGCCAGCCAGCCGTTCGTGTCCCAGCCCCTGCACGAGAACTCCCCGATGATTTCAAAGCCCTTCTCTATAAGCTTCCTCTTCAGCCTCCTGTGGTTGTACCATCTGATGTTCATGCCTGCGGTGGAGAAAATGAAGGCCTTCTTCCCTTCGACTTTTGGGAGGTTCTCAACGAGCTTGAAGAGGCCCCAGTGGTGCCTCCACCAGTATATCCCGGAGCCGAAGCCTATGAGGTCGTACTTCAGAAGCTCCTCCGGCTTCACCTTCCAGGGCTTGACCATATCCGCCCCGAGGACTTCGGCGATGACCCTTGCTACCTTCTCCGTGTTCCGGTGATGTATCGAGACAT
This window harbors:
- a CDS encoding metal-dependent hydrolase, coding for MMWYTHVVFGVLFYLIAVLFGAPMNPLDIGMAAFGALMPDIDHPKSYISTKLPGGSVMPRFVEHRGTTHSIEGALIITAPIGGIAYWITESYWYAVAFLIGYISHLLADTLTVSGIKWSRFSNFHPRGKIKTGTRGEGLVLILVTFATVMLFVYIVMPEETSKNLGWAMLMAIIVTFAIIGKKLKRLK
- a CDS encoding flavodoxin family protein; this translates as MRALIVYVSIHHRNTEKVARVIAEVLGADMVKPWKVKPEELLKYDLIGFGSGIYWWRHHWGLFKLVENLPKVEGKKAFIFSTAGMNIRWYNHRRLKRKLIEKGFEIIGEFSCRGWDTNGWLAKIGGLNKGHPNERDLRKAREFAEGLRTKALNPPASKSP